The sequence below is a genomic window from Calditrichota bacterium.
AGCGAAGGCGATTTTGTTCGCCTGAAAGACGGGCGCATTTTATTTGTGTACACCCACTTCACCGGTGGCACGGGGGATGAGTCCAGTGCGTATCTGGCGGGTCGTTTTTCGACCGACGACGGCCGCACCTGGACGTCCCGCGACACCCTCATTCTGCCCAACGAGGGGAAGCAGAATACCATGTCCGTTTCCTTGCTGCATCTGCGCAGCGGCAAAATTGCCCTGTTTTACCTGCGCAAAAATTCGGATACGGACTGTGTGCCGATGATGCGCCTTTCCACAGATGAAGCCCAAACCTGGAATGACCCCGTGCCGTGCATTCGTGAGCCCGGTTATTACGTGATGAATAACGACCGGGCGCTACAGCTCAAAAGTGGGCGCCTTCTCCTGCCGCTGGCCCT
It includes:
- a CDS encoding exo-alpha-sialidase; the protein is MESNLQNGKQIVLRIEPSLDNPRNSEGDFVRLKDGRILFVYTHFTGGTGDESSAYLAGRFSTDDGRTWTSRDTLILPNEGKQNTMSVSLLHLRSGKIALFYLRKNSDTDCVPMMRLSTDEAQTWNDPVPCIREPGYYVMNNDRALQLKSGRLLLPLAL